A single region of the Aeromicrobium chenweiae genome encodes:
- a CDS encoding DUF2469 domain-containing protein → MSSEDLERYESEMELALYREYRDVVRIFKYVVETDRRFYLCNAVDVKVRSETGDAYFEVSMNDAWVWDIYRPARFAKNVKVLTFKDVNVEELQDSDFKLPEAD, encoded by the coding sequence ATGAGCTCAGAGGACCTGGAGCGGTACGAGTCGGAGATGGAGCTCGCGCTCTACCGCGAGTACCGGGACGTCGTCCGCATCTTCAAGTACGTCGTGGAGACCGACCGGCGCTTCTACCTGTGCAACGCGGTGGACGTGAAGGTGCGGTCCGAGACCGGGGACGCGTACTTCGAGGTGTCGATGAACGACGCCTGGGTGTGGGACATCTACCGGCCGGCCCGGTTCGCCAAGAACGTCAAGGTGCTCACGTTCAAGGACGTCAACGTCGAGGAGCTGCAGGACTCCGACTTCAAGCTGCCCGAGGCCGACTGA
- a CDS encoding ribonuclease HII produces MTRLAKGSTIRRDAGLYGYERALARQGLHPVAGVDEAGRGACAGPLVAAAVVLDRQIPGLADSKLLTEKRREACFDLIMKRAVDVSVVVVPAADCDRMGLHQANIAALRRALWRLEIRPGYVLTDGFPVDGLGVPGLAVWKGDRVSASIAAASVVAKVTRDRLMVRMHEDFPAYDFATHKGYSTPVHQAALRDHGPCDQHRKTYVNVKAAMEQMA; encoded by the coding sequence GTGACCCGCCTCGCCAAGGGCTCGACGATCCGCCGTGACGCCGGCCTGTACGGCTACGAGCGCGCGCTGGCCCGTCAGGGACTGCACCCCGTCGCCGGCGTCGACGAGGCCGGCCGCGGGGCGTGCGCCGGTCCGCTGGTGGCCGCCGCGGTCGTCCTCGACCGGCAGATCCCCGGCCTGGCCGACTCCAAGCTGCTCACGGAGAAGCGTCGCGAGGCGTGCTTCGACCTCATCATGAAGCGGGCCGTCGACGTCTCGGTCGTCGTCGTCCCGGCTGCCGACTGCGACCGCATGGGCCTGCACCAGGCCAACATCGCGGCCCTGCGTCGTGCGCTGTGGCGCCTCGAGATCCGTCCGGGCTACGTCCTCACCGACGGGTTCCCGGTGGACGGCCTCGGCGTCCCGGGGCTCGCGGTCTGGAAGGGCGACCGGGTCTCCGCGTCGATCGCGGCGGCGTCCGTGGTGGCGAAGGTGACACGCGACCGCCTCATGGTGCGCATGCACGAGGACTTCCCGGCGTACGATTTCGCCACGCACAAGGGCTACAGCACGCCCGTGCACCAGGCGGCCCTGCGGGACCACGGACCGTGCGACCAGCACCGCAAGACCTACGTGAACGTCAAGGCAGCGATGGAGCAGATGGCATGA
- the lepB gene encoding signal peptidase I: MSDKKRQLPVWQESILLVATAMVMAVVVKTFFLQAFYIPSESMEPTMLVDDKILVQKVSYWGGDVKRGDVVVFDDPGGWLSPEDSRHASNFVQSGLEKIGLFPTGGHLIKRVIGVGGDTIRCCSEGKLTVNGKELDESYLLDESATKDKTFEVKVRKGYLWVMGDNRGNSYDSRGHLGDPGGGQVSEKSVVGKAWLRVWPFGRAGFIHKPETFETVNRK, encoded by the coding sequence GTGAGTGACAAGAAGCGGCAGCTCCCCGTATGGCAGGAGTCGATCCTTCTCGTCGCCACCGCCATGGTGATGGCGGTCGTCGTCAAGACGTTCTTCCTCCAGGCGTTCTACATCCCGTCGGAGTCGATGGAGCCGACGATGCTGGTCGACGACAAGATCCTGGTCCAGAAGGTCTCCTACTGGGGCGGCGACGTGAAGCGCGGCGACGTCGTGGTCTTCGACGACCCGGGAGGTTGGCTCAGCCCCGAGGACTCCCGCCACGCCAGCAACTTCGTGCAGAGCGGCCTGGAGAAGATCGGCCTGTTCCCGACCGGCGGTCACCTCATCAAGCGGGTCATCGGCGTCGGTGGCGACACGATCCGCTGCTGCAGCGAGGGCAAGCTGACGGTCAACGGCAAGGAGCTCGACGAGTCCTACCTGCTGGACGAGTCGGCGACCAAGGACAAGACGTTCGAGGTGAAGGTCCGCAAGGGGTACCTGTGGGTCATGGGCGACAACCGCGGCAACTCGTACGACTCGCGCGGCCACCTGGGCGACCCCGGCGGGGGACAGGTGTCCGAGAAGTCCGTCGTGGGCAAGGCCTGGCTCCGGGTGTGGCCGTTCGGCCGTGCCGGGTTCATCCACAAGCCCGAGACGTTCGAGACCGTCAACCGGAAGTGA
- the lepB gene encoding signal peptidase I, producing MPKGGRRRRQLPVWQESILLVVVAVLLAVVVKTFFVQAFYIPSGSMEPSMLVDDKILVQKVSYWGGDVRRGDIVVFDDPGGWLGPEDSQPAGNVLQRGLEKVGLLPSGGHLIKRVVGVGGDHVTCCTDSRLTVNGRTIQEPYVLDPTATKDTRFDVVVPKGSLWVMGDNRGNSLASPQHITDPGRGFIRESSVVGKAWLRVWPLKRAGFVDGTDAFADVKKP from the coding sequence CTGCCGAAAGGTGGCCGGCGGCGTCGGCAGCTCCCGGTCTGGCAGGAGTCGATCCTGCTGGTCGTGGTGGCGGTGCTCCTGGCGGTCGTCGTGAAGACGTTCTTCGTCCAGGCTTTCTACATCCCGTCGGGCTCCATGGAGCCTTCGATGCTGGTCGACGACAAGATCCTCGTCCAGAAGGTCTCCTACTGGGGCGGCGACGTGAGGCGCGGGGACATCGTCGTGTTCGACGATCCCGGAGGCTGGCTCGGCCCCGAGGACTCCCAGCCCGCGGGCAACGTGCTGCAGCGTGGTCTGGAGAAGGTCGGTCTGCTGCCGAGCGGTGGCCACCTCATCAAGCGCGTCGTCGGTGTCGGCGGCGACCACGTCACGTGCTGCACCGACAGCCGGTTGACGGTCAACGGCCGCACGATCCAGGAGCCGTACGTCCTGGACCCGACGGCCACCAAGGACACCCGCTTCGACGTCGTCGTGCCGAAGGGCAGCCTGTGGGTCATGGGCGACAACCGCGGCAACTCGCTGGCGTCCCCGCAGCACATCACCGACCCGGGCCGCGGCTTCATCCGCGAGTCCAGTGTCGTGGGCAAGGCGTGGCTGCGCGTCTGGCCGTTGAAGCGTGCCGGATTCGTCGACGGCACCGACGCGTTCGCGGACGTCAAGAAGCCCTGA
- the rplS gene encoding 50S ribosomal protein L19: MTNIIDQVASESLRTDLPTFRAGDTLEVHVKVIEGSRSRIQVFKGVCIKVQGSGIGRTFTVRKVSFGVGVERTFPLHTPVIDHIDVAIRGDVRRAKLYYLRNLRGKAAKIKEKRDV; this comes from the coding sequence ATGACCAACATCATCGACCAGGTCGCCAGCGAGTCGCTGCGCACCGACCTGCCCACCTTCCGTGCGGGCGACACGCTCGAGGTTCACGTGAAGGTCATCGAGGGCAGCCGCTCGCGCATCCAGGTCTTCAAGGGTGTCTGCATCAAGGTCCAGGGCTCGGGCATCGGCCGGACCTTCACGGTCCGCAAGGTCAGCTTCGGTGTCGGCGTGGAGCGCACGTTCCCGCTGCACACGCCCGTGATCGACCACATCGACGTCGCGATCCGCGGCGACGTGCGTCGCGCCAAGCTGTACTACCTGCGCAACCTGCGCGGCAAGGCTGCCAAGATCAAGGAGAAGCGCGACGTCTGA
- a CDS encoding ammonium transporter, with protein sequence MTPGTIWLLVSAALVLFMTPGLAFFYGGLVKAKSVVSMMMLSFGAIGLVGVLWVLYGANMATLDNSGSDWIKQVLGNPFSDFGQWDAAKDSFGGGDGGVLASVAFGSTFAIITVALISGAIADRARFFPWMLFAGLFATLVYFPVAGWVFAFNDDGMTGWIGNLGDNLGIDASTIDFAGGTAVHINAGAAALALALVLGQRVGFSKELQKPHNVPLVLIGAAILWFGWFGFNTGAAAGDGMATLIFVNTIVCPAAGILGWIIVEHFKNGKATSVGAASGAVAGLVAITPSCVALQPIWAIVLGLLAGGVCAIAVDLKFKLGYDDSLDVVGIHLVAGIIGTLYLGFFAMETGLFTGGGNLDQLILQAVSAIAVAVYSFVVSYAIATVINRTIGFRIHQDEESAGIDSVLHGEEGYALV encoded by the coding sequence ATGACCCCCGGAACTATCTGGCTGCTGGTCTCCGCAGCCCTCGTCCTGTTCATGACACCGGGCCTGGCGTTCTTCTACGGAGGACTCGTCAAGGCCAAGAGCGTCGTCTCCATGATGATGCTCAGCTTCGGCGCCATCGGCCTGGTCGGCGTCCTGTGGGTGCTGTACGGCGCCAACATGGCGACGCTGGACAACAGCGGCAGCGACTGGATCAAGCAGGTGCTCGGCAACCCGTTCTCGGACTTCGGTCAGTGGGACGCCGCCAAGGACTCGTTCGGCGGCGGTGACGGTGGCGTCCTGGCCAGTGTCGCCTTCGGCTCGACCTTCGCGATCATCACGGTGGCCCTGATCTCGGGCGCCATCGCCGATCGTGCGCGGTTCTTCCCGTGGATGCTGTTCGCCGGCCTGTTCGCCACGCTCGTCTACTTCCCGGTCGCCGGGTGGGTGTTCGCGTTCAACGACGACGGCATGACCGGCTGGATCGGCAACCTCGGTGACAACCTCGGCATCGACGCCTCGACGATCGACTTCGCCGGCGGCACCGCCGTCCACATCAACGCGGGTGCTGCGGCCCTGGCCCTCGCCCTCGTGCTCGGCCAGCGTGTCGGCTTCAGCAAGGAGCTGCAGAAGCCCCACAACGTCCCGCTCGTGCTGATCGGCGCGGCGATCCTGTGGTTCGGCTGGTTCGGCTTCAACACCGGGGCGGCCGCCGGCGACGGCATGGCCACGCTGATCTTCGTCAACACGATCGTCTGCCCCGCGGCCGGCATCCTCGGCTGGATCATCGTCGAGCACTTCAAGAACGGCAAGGCCACGTCGGTCGGCGCGGCGTCCGGTGCTGTCGCCGGCCTGGTCGCGATCACTCCGTCCTGTGTCGCGCTGCAGCCCATCTGGGCCATCGTGCTCGGCCTGCTCGCCGGTGGCGTCTGCGCCATCGCGGTCGACCTGAAGTTCAAGCTCGGCTACGACGACTCGCTCGACGTCGTCGGCATCCACCTGGTCGCCGGCATCATCGGCACGCTCTACCTGGGCTTCTTCGCGATGGAGACCGGCCTGTTCACCGGCGGGGGCAACCTCGACCAGCTGATCCTGCAGGCGGTCTCGGCGATCGCCGTCGCGGTGTACTCGTTCGTGGTGTCGTACGCCATCGCCACGGTCATCAACCGCACGATCGGCTTCCGCATCCACCAGGACGAGGAGTCGGCGGGCATCGACTCCGTCCTCCACGGTGAGGAGGGCTACGCGCTCGTCTGA
- the trmD gene encoding tRNA (guanosine(37)-N1)-methyltransferase TrmD, translating to MRVDVVSIFPAYLDALQLSLAGKAQSSGLLTIRTHDLRDFTHDKHRSVDDTPYGGGAGMVMKAEPWGEALDSLASEQAVVVVPTPSGTPFTQRTAERLSGESHLLFACGRYEGIDQRVIDEASDRWRVEEISLGDFVLNGGEVAALAMIEAIVRLVPGFMGNPASLVEESHGDDGLLEYPVYTKPSSWRGRDVPPVLLSGNHAAIAAWRREQALERTRRRRPDLLG from the coding sequence GTGCGCGTCGACGTCGTCTCGATCTTCCCGGCCTACCTGGACGCGCTGCAGCTCTCGCTCGCCGGCAAGGCGCAGTCGTCCGGTCTGCTCACGATCCGGACCCACGACCTGCGCGACTTCACCCACGACAAGCACCGCAGCGTGGACGACACCCCGTACGGGGGCGGGGCCGGCATGGTGATGAAGGCCGAGCCGTGGGGGGAGGCCCTGGACTCCCTCGCGAGCGAGCAGGCCGTCGTCGTGGTCCCGACCCCCTCGGGCACGCCTTTCACCCAGCGGACGGCCGAGCGCCTGAGCGGCGAGTCCCACCTGCTCTTCGCGTGCGGCCGCTACGAGGGCATCGACCAGCGCGTGATCGACGAGGCCTCCGACCGGTGGCGCGTCGAGGAGATCTCGCTCGGTGACTTCGTCCTCAACGGCGGAGAGGTCGCCGCCCTGGCGATGATCGAGGCCATCGTCCGGCTCGTGCCGGGCTTCATGGGCAACCCGGCGTCCCTGGTCGAGGAGTCCCACGGCGACGACGGGCTGCTGGAGTACCCCGTCTACACCAAGCCCTCGAGCTGGCGCGGCCGCGACGTCCCGCCGGTCCTGCTCTCGGGCAACCACGCCGCGATCGCCGCATGGCGCCGCGAGCAGGCGCTGGAGCGCACGCGTCGACGCCGTCCCGACCTGCTCGGCTGA
- the rimM gene encoding ribosome maturation factor RimM (Essential for efficient processing of 16S rRNA), which yields MLVVIGRIGRAHGIRGELNVDIRTDEPERRFAPGSSVVAGRRRLTVTKARHHGGRLVVAFDEVPDRNAAEALHGTVLEAEVDPADVPEDPDEFYDHQLVGLEVRSGDAVVGSVTGLVHLPYQDTLAVDVDGREVLIPFVTELVPVVDVRGGFVTVADVEGLLDPSKAENAASDLEA from the coding sequence ATGCTGGTCGTCATCGGCCGTATCGGTCGTGCCCACGGGATCCGTGGTGAGCTGAACGTCGACATCCGTACAGACGAGCCCGAGCGGCGTTTCGCCCCGGGCTCGTCTGTCGTCGCCGGACGACGCAGGCTGACCGTGACGAAGGCGCGCCACCACGGTGGCCGCCTCGTCGTGGCGTTCGACGAGGTCCCCGACCGCAACGCGGCCGAGGCCCTGCACGGCACGGTGCTCGAGGCCGAGGTGGATCCCGCGGACGTCCCCGAGGACCCCGACGAGTTCTACGACCACCAGCTGGTCGGCCTCGAGGTCCGCTCGGGCGATGCCGTCGTCGGCAGCGTGACCGGACTCGTCCACCTGCCGTACCAGGACACCCTGGCCGTCGACGTCGACGGCCGTGAGGTGCTGATCCCGTTCGTCACCGAGCTCGTGCCGGTGGTGGACGTCCGTGGCGGGTTCGTCACGGTCGCGGACGTCGAGGGACTGCTGGACCCGTCGAAGGCCGAGAACGCCGCCTCCGACCTCGAGGCCTGA
- a CDS encoding RNA-binding protein has translation MAAPLVEVIEHLVAGIVDSPDDVDVRVKQTRNGELFEVRVNPDDLGKVIGRQGRTATAVRKVAGAIAGRGGARIDFVDVDRRS, from the coding sequence GTGGCCGCCCCTCTGGTCGAGGTCATCGAGCACCTCGTCGCCGGCATCGTCGACAGCCCTGACGACGTCGACGTGCGTGTGAAGCAGACGCGCAACGGCGAGCTGTTCGAGGTCCGGGTCAACCCGGACGACCTCGGCAAGGTCATCGGCCGACAGGGCCGTACGGCCACGGCCGTCCGCAAGGTCGCGGGCGCGATCGCCGGTCGTGGCGGCGCGCGCATCGACTTCGTGGACGTCGATCGTCGCAGCTGA
- the rpsP gene encoding 30S ribosomal protein S16, with product MAVKIRLKRMGKIRTPFYRIVVADSRTKRDGRVIEEIGTYNPKAEPSIINVDGERAQYWLGVGAQPTEAVAALLKITGDIGGQNTMKFAEEKRSKEDIFQDALKELHSEPKSDAVTKKAAAKKAEPKAEEPKAEEPAADEAKADDAKADDAASSDEAKA from the coding sequence GTGGCAGTCAAGATTCGCCTGAAGCGCATGGGCAAGATCCGTACGCCGTTCTACCGCATCGTCGTCGCCGACTCGCGCACCAAGCGCGACGGCCGCGTGATCGAGGAGATCGGCACGTACAACCCCAAGGCCGAGCCGTCGATCATCAACGTCGACGGAGAGCGCGCGCAGTACTGGCTCGGAGTCGGCGCCCAGCCGACCGAGGCCGTCGCCGCCCTGCTGAAGATCACCGGTGACATCGGTGGCCAGAACACCATGAAGTTCGCCGAGGAGAAGCGCTCCAAGGAAGACATCTTCCAGGACGCCCTCAAGGAGCTCCACAGCGAGCCCAAGTCGGACGCGGTGACCAAGAAGGCCGCCGCCAAGAAGGCTGAGCCCAAGGCCGAGGAGCCCAAGGCTGAGGAGCCGGCGGCCGACGAGGCCAAGGCTGACGACGCCAAGGCTGACGACGCCGCGTCGTCCGACGAGGCCAAGGCCTGA
- a CDS encoding sterol desaturase family protein — MWEAFSHNLKDPAGAAIPFFLLFMVIEMFAVRREEAHDRDEHAAHQVKGYLAEDTRTSLTMFAASIAYSAVFRTAAFLLYTVLYVHLAPWHLSAANPWTWVGVIIGVDFLWYVYHRFAHRVRLGWAGHQAHHSSMFFNFSTALRQKWNQWFEVMIWLPLPLLGVPPWMIYFVFSLNLIWQFHLHTEKIEKFPRWWEAVFNTPSHHRVHHGSDPIYLDKNYGGILIVWDRLLGSFQTELHRPTYGLTYPVGTYNVWSLQYGEYKKIWQDVRRARGVRDKLGYVFGPPGWAPRS, encoded by the coding sequence ATGTGGGAGGCCTTTTCGCACAACTTGAAGGATCCGGCCGGTGCCGCGATCCCGTTCTTCCTGCTCTTCATGGTGATCGAGATGTTCGCGGTCCGCCGCGAGGAGGCGCACGACCGTGACGAGCACGCGGCGCACCAGGTCAAGGGCTACCTCGCCGAGGACACGCGCACGAGCCTGACCATGTTCGCGGCCTCGATCGCGTACTCCGCGGTCTTCCGCACGGCCGCCTTCCTGCTCTACACGGTCCTGTACGTCCACCTGGCGCCCTGGCACCTCTCGGCGGCCAACCCGTGGACGTGGGTCGGGGTCATCATCGGTGTCGACTTCCTCTGGTACGTCTACCACCGCTTCGCGCACCGCGTACGCCTCGGCTGGGCCGGCCACCAGGCCCACCACTCGAGCATGTTCTTCAACTTCTCGACGGCCCTGCGCCAGAAGTGGAACCAGTGGTTCGAGGTGATGATCTGGCTGCCCCTGCCGCTGCTGGGCGTCCCGCCGTGGATGATCTACTTCGTCTTCTCGCTCAACCTGATCTGGCAGTTCCACCTGCACACCGAGAAGATCGAGAAGTTCCCGCGCTGGTGGGAGGCCGTGTTCAACACCCCGTCGCACCACCGCGTGCACCACGGCTCGGACCCGATCTACCTCGACAAGAACTACGGCGGCATCCTCATCGTCTGGGACCGCCTGCTCGGCTCGTTCCAGACCGAGCTGCACCGGCCGACGTACGGCCTGACGTACCCGGTCGGGACGTACAACGTCTGGTCGCTGCAGTACGGGGAGTACAAGAAGATCTGGCAGGACGTCCGCCGGGCCCGTGGTGTGCGGGACAAGCTCGGGTACGTCTTCGGCCCGCCCGGCTGGGCGCCCCGCTCGTAG
- a CDS encoding pyridoxamine 5'-phosphate oxidase family protein, with protein MTQTTGRFTEIPQDECLELMQTTTVGWLAFVDGEGQQLLPVNFVLDGSDIYFRTMAGSTISSLADGNDDVAFAVDHREEIYQKGWDVTAHGPTARVEDPDLIAQVAAGARPRPWAPGERDVLIVLRPRRISGRRVRRQ; from the coding sequence ATGACGCAGACCACCGGACGGTTCACCGAGATCCCGCAAGATGAGTGCCTCGAGCTCATGCAGACCACCACGGTCGGCTGGCTCGCGTTCGTCGACGGCGAGGGGCAGCAGCTGCTGCCGGTCAACTTCGTCCTCGACGGTTCGGACATCTACTTTCGCACGATGGCAGGCTCCACCATCTCGTCGCTCGCCGACGGGAACGACGACGTGGCGTTCGCGGTGGACCACCGCGAGGAGATCTACCAGAAGGGCTGGGACGTGACCGCCCACGGACCGACGGCCCGGGTCGAGGATCCCGACCTCATCGCCCAGGTCGCAGCCGGCGCGCGGCCACGGCCGTGGGCGCCGGGGGAGCGCGACGTGCTCATCGTGCTGCGGCCGCGACGCATCTCCGGACGCCGCGTCCGTCGCCAGTGA
- a CDS encoding arsenate reductase family protein, with amino-acid sequence MSDVRILHHSACSTSRHALDEATAAGVDVEVVQYLKQPLSRDELLELIGRLEDPPADLVRKDGFFKGLELDPASYETPEAVADLLVEHPRLMQRPVLVRGDRAIIGRPKDRVAAFLAESR; translated from the coding sequence ATGTCCGACGTGAGGATCCTCCACCACTCCGCCTGCTCGACGTCCCGGCACGCCCTCGACGAGGCCACGGCGGCCGGCGTCGACGTCGAGGTGGTTCAGTACCTCAAGCAGCCGCTGTCGCGCGACGAGCTGCTCGAGCTCATCGGCCGGCTCGAGGACCCGCCCGCGGACCTCGTGCGCAAGGACGGCTTCTTCAAGGGCCTCGAGCTCGACCCCGCGTCGTACGAGACGCCCGAGGCGGTCGCCGACCTGCTGGTCGAGCACCCCCGTCTCATGCAGCGTCCCGTGCTGGTGCGCGGTGACCGCGCGATCATCGGCCGCCCGAAGGACCGGGTGGCGGCCTTCCTCGCCGAGTCCCGCTAG